The DNA region TTTTCCAGTTAAATCACTGTTGTAGTTTGTAAGATAAAGTTGAGTTTTTGCACGTGTCATTGCTACAAACATCAAGCGTTTGCGCGTATCTTCACCCTCATCTTCAATATTTGTAAATTTAAGGTTCGCGGGCATCGTGATATTTTCGCCACCACCGCCTTTTCTTGCAGAATTCCAGCTATCTTGATTGAGCGAAATTAGAAAGGTATATTCAAACTCCAAGCCTTTTGCTACAAAGGGTGTCATAACTTGAACTGCATTTTCACTTGTATTGTGCGGATTTGTACTTAGAATTTGAATTTCAAATTCTTCGCATAATTCAACATAATTTATTAGAATATCAAGCTTATTATTTTCTTCATTCGAAAAATCTCGCAGTTTATCTCGCAGAATAGTTAAGTTTAAGATTGTATCATAAAATTCTTCGTCAGATTTTTGCGAAATAAAATCTCGAATTGGTGATTTTAAGCCTTCGCGAATTTCTCTTGAACCCAAAATATAATCAAAAAGCTCTTCGAAAGTCTTTTCGTATGAAAATTCAGCTAGCGTAACTAAAATTTCACCCAAATTTCGAATTTGTTCAACTTCGCTTTTCAATATAGCTTCAATCCAAAAATCACGATTATCTTTGGCTGCCCAACTTATTTTCCAAACTTCAACTGGTGGAATTTGCCAAAAATCAAAACTCAAAACTTCAGGGAAAAGATTCGCCATTTTATCTTCGTCTTTATCGCGAATTGCCAAAATTAGCTTCGAAATCTTAATTAGCTGCGAAATTATTTCATTTTTTAGAATATTTTCGCGTTTCTCATAATAAATTGGTATATTTTGGTTTTTTAAATATGGCACAAAAGCTTGCAGAATTTTGTGCTTTGGCGCAATTACGGCAATTTCTTTTGGCGTAACTCCGTTTTGAATTAAATTCGAAATTTTTTCTGCAACCCAAGAAAATTCTGCAATTTGACTTTCGAAATTTGTTCGTTCAAGCTGAATTTTTCGGTCGATGAAGTTCCCTTCCGCTGAAATATCTTTCTCAATTTTAATTGGCAAGTTTTTAGTTAGTCGCCCTGAAATCGTATTTGCAACATTTTTTGAAGCAGTTAAAATATCGCCGTGCGAGCGGTAATTTTTAGTTAAGTTGATGACTTTTGTGTTTTCGCCAAAACGATTGTAAAAATCAATCATGTTCGACTTACTTGCACCTTGAAAAGCCATGATTGCTTGGTCGTCATCACCCACTGCCAAGACATTTGGCTTACCCTCCATAACAGGATTATTTGTGAGCAGTTCAATAATTTTCGCCTGCGAATCATTAGTATCTTGGTATTCGTCTAATAGTAAATATTGATATTTTTCTTGAAGCGTGAACCTAAAATCATCGTTATCTTCAAGTGTTTCGATAACTTCCAAAATCATATCATTAAAATCATAAAGCCCACGATTTTTCATTTCATTATTGAATTTTTCATAAAAATCAGCAAATTCAAGTAGTTTTTTATTTGCGTAAGTATCGCTGATTTGAAAATTATCTTCGAAATCTTTTAAATCAAGAAAAGTATTTTTCCAATCTGTTAAAGGTTTTGATTTTCCAGTTTCTTCTGCCTCAAGGTAGGCTTCATTTAATTTTTCGAAATAAAAATACAGGTTACTTTTAAACTTTGTATCGTTTAAATCTTTTGAGATTGAATTTTCTAAATTATCGCGAATTGCTGAGTAAAACGGCTGAACCTTCGCAAAAGTTCTCCCATCAACGCGTAATCCTTTAATGCTCTCGTTAAAAATTTCTTGCTCAGAAATATTTGCCTTCGCAACTTTTCGCAAATCATCTGGCGAAATATAAGCATTTTTCATTTCTTTTATCGTGGAGGCGATGTTTGAAATAGAGATTTTTTTGAGTTTTGAAGAACTTGGCAATTCGTTTGATATTTTTGTTATAATTTCTTTTGTAACTAATTCATCGGCGGCTTCGTTAAGATTTTTATCTGTAAAATATTCGCGATAGTTTTGAATAATTTCATTTGCGAAACCGTGATAAGTGAAAATTCCAACCTTAAAAGAATCCGTACCGATAAAACGTGAAAGTCGCTCGCGCATATTCGAAGCTCCAGCTTCAGTAAAGGTCATTGCAAGGATATTCTCTGGCGCTGTGTCGGTTTTTTGTAAAATATTGGCAATTCGTGTCGAGAGCAATTGAGTTTTCCCTGTCCCCGGCCCGGCAATCACCAAGACTGGTCCATCGATTGTATCGACCGCCTCTTTCTGCTCAGCGTTTAACATTTTATAATTTTTTTCGAAAATCTTTT from Candidatus Saccharimonas sp. includes:
- a CDS encoding ATP-dependent helicase, which gives rise to MNDFQKIFEKNYKMLNAEQKEAVDTIDGPVLVIAGPGTGKTQLLSTRIANILQKTDTAPENILAMTFTEAGASNMRERLSRFIGTDSFKVGIFTYHGFANEIIQNYREYFTDKNLNEAADELVTKEIITKISNELPSSSKLKKISISNIASTIKEMKNAYISPDDLRKVAKANISEQEIFNESIKGLRVDGRTFAKVQPFYSAIRDNLENSISKDLNDTKFKSNLYFYFEKLNEAYLEAEETGKSKPLTDWKNTFLDLKDFEDNFQISDTYANKKLLEFADFYEKFNNEMKNRGLYDFNDMILEVIETLEDNDDFRFTLQEKYQYLLLDEYQDTNDSQAKIIELLTNNPVMEGKPNVLAVGDDDQAIMAFQGASKSNMIDFYNRFGENTKVINLTKNYRSHGDILTASKNVANTISGRLTKNLPIKIEKDISAEGNFIDRKIQLERTNFESQIAEFSWVAEKISNLIQNGVTPKEIAVIAPKHKILQAFVPYLKNQNIPIYYEKRENILKNEIISQLIKISKLILAIRDKDEDKMANLFPEVLSFDFWQIPPVEVWKISWAAKDNRDFWIEAILKSEVEQIRNLGEILVTLAEFSYEKTFEELFDYILGSREIREGLKSPIRDFISQKSDEEFYDTILNLTILRDKLRDFSNEENNKLDILINYVELCEEFEIQILSTNPHNTSENAVQVMTPFVAKGLEFEYTFLISLNQDSWNSARKGGGGENITMPANLKFTNIEDEGEDTRKRLMFVAMTRAKTQLYLTNYNSDLTGKTKKTLSFLDEREEDGVLKSKILPKKWQEVSKIQRESLEADEIETNWHEFYTIKNEEMRELLKPRVKNYKLSPTDLNSYTSLQYKGPQTFFENKILCFPGTYGPALTLGNIVHEGFNYIQDEINSGNTPNIDNIKKYAIERFSKYPLSEKDKEEILERFNQIFENFFKNNLDEFKPGNIAEKNFSGIGVTVGDAVLTGKIDLIRIDRENKKITVVDYKTGSIPFNTKTNKFDTNSTKIHEYTQQLYFYKILIENTPEFSGYTVEKGVLEFIEQDKHTEKTYNFEVIFKPEEEERLKTLIQAVWAKIKSFDFVLDEEKYSKDIKGTRAFEADLIADFKDSNN